In Ectothiorhodospiraceae bacterium 2226, a single window of DNA contains:
- a CDS encoding MEDS domain-containing protein codes for MHVSRKISGKVPSGLPALQDVAWGTHVCHFYRSEAELREPLVAFFRVGLAQGDKCLWVCGQPLEVDQARAALAEVVPDLAERERSGQIRLLDHARWYGEIAAGSKVLQAWLDLEEEALSEGYRGLRITGNVFWLERGDWASFAEYEAAVHEAFHSRRILALCSYPLDRCSADDVLEVLQNHECALVSRGGRWEPVHTATQLLAAVNQREASSPPRPDHEVHFFREAAYPADCIAAFLAGTAPGARAVLVPPCRLAPLRDALHARGVDPASVQFIDAEQLLAELGWPEAVDVARLRPALEALVKRLQGSGHQARLYGEVVDVLVRGGRTPSALELEDIWNHLQRRYDFALWCGYEQAAFERGDTRAYASVCAAHGELHAVAATDDKLLSRAYLAEVRERQAHEDERRRLLRLERDASTRLALLQHITSELSSAASVFDIGVVICNTLRERVGATAVLMVAPYGEELRTVKYDGLAPAVAERFVTGPLHAPLPVTDAFHASEAVWLHNAAQIKAHYPGLPTESRAIAALPLMVGGRTLAAIAMGFATPQDFDAAQRALLEDIAVQAALAVERAQLYEEAARERQRAEHAAQAKDRFLAMLGHELRNPLAALSSAAEVLVRTGLRPDVVARTQSALQRQVAHMTRLVDDLLDVQRIVAGKVFLEVATVDLRDLLTEILQDRRAPVQARELQLVASLPDESVWVTGDRVRLAQVFDNLLTNAIKFTDPGGTLTVAMDRAQDEVTVTVRDTGAGIEAELLPHVFSPFRQVRQGLARTAGGLGLGLALVKGLVELHRGSVTAASPGPGAGSEFVVRLPLTQPGQVAAPQTPRSHEAVQVLVVEDNPDAAEMLAEMLRLGGHEVNLCDNGEDAMRRLRQEPPQLLLCDIGLPGALNGYDIARAVRGDPRLGGMFLVALTGYGGPGDVAEALDAGFDMHLTKPMRAEAVEEVLSRMQARQSRAS; via the coding sequence ATGCATGTGTCACGGAAGATATCAGGCAAGGTCCCGAGCGGCCTCCCCGCCCTGCAAGACGTCGCGTGGGGCACCCACGTTTGCCACTTCTATCGCTCCGAGGCGGAGCTGCGCGAGCCGCTGGTGGCGTTCTTTCGCGTCGGGCTGGCGCAGGGGGACAAGTGCCTCTGGGTGTGCGGCCAGCCGCTGGAGGTCGATCAGGCCCGCGCCGCGCTTGCCGAGGTGGTGCCGGACCTCGCCGAGCGCGAGCGGAGCGGTCAGATCCGCTTGCTGGATCACGCCCGCTGGTACGGGGAGATCGCCGCCGGCTCGAAGGTCTTGCAGGCCTGGCTCGATCTCGAAGAAGAGGCGCTGAGCGAGGGTTACAGGGGGCTGCGCATTACAGGCAATGTCTTCTGGCTAGAGCGCGGCGACTGGGCGAGCTTCGCCGAGTACGAGGCGGCCGTGCACGAGGCATTCCACAGTCGCCGCATCCTCGCGCTGTGCAGCTATCCCCTCGACCGGTGTAGCGCCGATGACGTGCTCGAGGTCCTGCAGAATCACGAGTGCGCGCTGGTGTCGCGCGGCGGACGCTGGGAGCCGGTCCATACCGCCACGCAGCTGCTGGCGGCGGTCAACCAGCGGGAAGCGAGCAGCCCCCCGCGCCCCGATCATGAGGTCCACTTCTTTCGGGAGGCGGCCTATCCGGCCGACTGCATCGCCGCCTTCCTCGCCGGCACCGCCCCCGGGGCCCGCGCCGTGCTCGTCCCGCCATGTCGGCTGGCGCCGCTGCGCGACGCGCTCCATGCACGCGGCGTCGATCCCGCGAGCGTACAGTTCATCGATGCCGAGCAGCTGCTGGCCGAGTTGGGTTGGCCGGAGGCGGTCGACGTCGCGCGTCTACGCCCGGCGCTGGAGGCGCTGGTGAAGCGTCTCCAGGGCAGCGGCCACCAGGCGCGCCTTTATGGCGAGGTGGTCGATGTGCTGGTGCGCGGCGGGCGGACGCCGAGCGCGCTCGAGTTGGAGGATATTTGGAACCACCTCCAGCGTCGTTACGACTTCGCGTTGTGGTGCGGTTACGAGCAAGCTGCCTTCGAGCGCGGGGACACGCGCGCCTACGCCAGCGTGTGCGCCGCCCACGGCGAGTTGCATGCCGTGGCCGCGACCGATGACAAGCTGCTCTCGAGGGCCTACCTGGCCGAGGTGCGTGAGCGCCAGGCGCACGAGGATGAACGACGGCGCTTGCTGCGCTTGGAGCGCGACGCCAGCACGCGGCTCGCGCTGCTGCAACACATCACCTCCGAGCTCTCCAGCGCGGCGTCGGTGTTCGACATCGGCGTCGTGATCTGCAACACCCTGCGCGAACGTGTCGGCGCGACGGCCGTGCTGATGGTTGCCCCCTATGGGGAGGAGTTGCGCACGGTGAAGTACGACGGGCTCGCACCGGCCGTCGCCGAACGCTTCGTCACCGGGCCGCTCCACGCGCCGCTGCCCGTTACCGACGCCTTTCATGCTTCCGAGGCCGTGTGGCTGCACAACGCCGCCCAGATCAAGGCGCACTATCCGGGGTTGCCGACCGAGTCCCGCGCGATAGCGGCCCTGCCGCTGATGGTCGGCGGCCGAACGCTGGCGGCGATCGCGATGGGGTTTGCGACGCCGCAAGACTTCGATGCGGCACAACGCGCCCTGCTGGAGGACATCGCGGTGCAGGCGGCCCTGGCCGTGGAGCGCGCCCAGTTGTACGAAGAGGCCGCCCGCGAGCGCCAGCGTGCCGAGCACGCCGCCCAAGCCAAGGATCGCTTTCTGGCCATGCTCGGGCACGAGCTGCGCAATCCGCTCGCCGCGCTCAGCAGCGCGGCGGAAGTGCTGGTACGCACCGGGCTGAGACCCGACGTGGTGGCGCGTACCCAGTCGGCGCTGCAACGCCAGGTGGCGCATATGACCCGGCTGGTGGACGACTTGCTCGACGTCCAGCGCATCGTCGCGGGCAAGGTCTTCCTGGAAGTGGCGACGGTGGATCTGCGCGACCTGCTCACGGAAATCCTGCAGGACCGGCGCGCCCCGGTGCAGGCGCGCGAGCTGCAGCTCGTGGCGTCGCTCCCGGACGAGAGCGTCTGGGTGACCGGCGATCGTGTGCGCCTCGCGCAGGTGTTCGACAATTTGCTCACCAACGCGATCAAGTTCACCGATCCGGGCGGCACGCTCACGGTCGCCATGGACCGCGCGCAGGACGAGGTGACGGTGACCGTGCGCGACACCGGCGCCGGCATCGAAGCGGAGCTGCTGCCACATGTCTTCTCGCCCTTCCGGCAGGTGCGCCAGGGCCTCGCCCGCACCGCCGGTGGGTTGGGGCTGGGTCTCGCGCTGGTGAAGGGGCTGGTGGAACTGCACCGCGGCAGCGTGACCGCCGCGAGTCCCGGCCCTGGCGCGGGCAGCGAGTTTGTGGTGCGCCTGCCGCTGACCCAACCGGGGCAGGTCGCCGCGCCGCAGACCCCGCGATCCCACGAGGCGGTCCAGGTACTGGTCGTGGAGGACAACCCCGACGCGGCTGAGATGCTGGCCGAAATGCTCCGGCTCGGCGGTCACGAGGTCAACCTGTGCGACAACGGCGAGGATGCCATGCGGCGCCTGCGCCAGGAGCCCCCGCAGCTGCTGCTCTGCGACATCGGCCTGCCGGGCGCCCTGAACGGTTACGACATCGCGCGTGCGGTGCGGGGCGACCCCCGCCTGGGGGGTATGTTCCTGGTCGCGCTGACCGGCTACGGCGGGCCCGGCGATGTTGCCGAGGCGCTCGACGCGGGTTTCGACATGCACCTCACCAAGCCGATGCGCGCCGAAGCCGTCGAAGAGGTTCTGAGCCGCATGCAGGCCCGCCAGAGCCGCGCGTCCTGA
- a CDS encoding SulP family inorganic anion transporter, which yields MQEKPSNGIKGLRHWRYDLSAGLQVALVSLPLSLGIAIASGAPPVTGVVSAIIAGLIFPFLGGAYVTISGPAAGLAPALLSGMLLLGGGDLAAGYPLVLVAICLTGLLQILLAFMNAGRFAIFLPVTVVEAMLAAIGIMIILKQIPPLVGDLSPVAPTTLASIAKLPDTLLRIEPTVFLIGAVGLILMFYLNTARQQWLRRIPPPLFVALLGLVLAAALGLEAPYLITMPDSILEGGITPPAFAEVASRPELWVNLLIVVITLTLIDGIESLATIAAVDKIDPFQRKSHPNVTLRAMGVSNVLSSMAGGLTIIPGGVKSRANIDAGGRTLWANFYNAVFLILFLVVATDLIALIPLAAIAAILIYVGWRLCEYRVFRKTYAIGRDQMVIFLITVAAILATDLLWGILIGIAAEILMLGYLLTPSFRTVLTGRLSFTQSLELLAKNLVGLFHNPIIKVHNDTRQERPHYEVSLGTLVCFNLLPLDKLLQALPADAGLSIIVTESGRIIDHTAMEYLHQIQEDAVREGRPFELLGLENYYQFTQHSLSARMHDAALVKREASLSARATLMLGVAQQLGLAFNPATLAALDTHGFVYLRRGDRKQERNVMSGAYRGCELKVFDYSHTAAPDYYAEHRHTLIIVKPPAESPALPDLVLAPGHYLKRYLVDYRELQPSADIGFPEGYRLYTRGADAEALAAATRLRGFLQSYPGVYVEVRRNALLTFRPERELETAEGIEGLLEVVEYAYEGKAPASAPAGAKPVGGVEG from the coding sequence ATGCAGGAAAAGCCGAGCAACGGCATCAAGGGCCTGAGGCACTGGCGCTACGACCTGAGCGCCGGTCTGCAGGTCGCGCTCGTGTCGCTGCCGCTCTCCCTCGGCATCGCCATCGCCTCCGGCGCCCCGCCGGTCACGGGCGTGGTGTCAGCCATCATCGCGGGGCTGATCTTCCCCTTTCTGGGCGGTGCCTACGTCACCATCAGCGGCCCGGCCGCCGGGCTCGCGCCCGCGCTGCTGTCGGGCATGCTGCTGCTAGGGGGCGGTGATCTGGCCGCGGGCTACCCGCTGGTCCTGGTTGCCATCTGCCTCACCGGGCTGTTGCAGATCCTGCTGGCGTTCATGAACGCCGGACGCTTCGCCATCTTCCTGCCCGTGACGGTGGTGGAGGCGATGCTGGCCGCGATCGGCATCATGATCATCCTCAAGCAGATCCCACCGCTGGTGGGCGATCTCTCGCCGGTGGCGCCGACCACGCTCGCCTCCATCGCCAAGCTGCCCGACACGCTGCTGCGCATCGAGCCGACAGTGTTCCTGATCGGCGCGGTGGGGCTGATCCTGATGTTCTACCTCAACACCGCGCGCCAGCAGTGGCTGCGGCGCATCCCGCCGCCGCTGTTCGTCGCGCTGCTCGGACTGGTGCTGGCCGCGGCCCTCGGGCTGGAGGCACCCTACCTGATCACCATGCCGGACAGCATCCTGGAGGGCGGCATCACCCCTCCCGCCTTCGCCGAAGTCGCGAGCCGCCCGGAACTGTGGGTGAATCTGCTCATCGTGGTGATCACCCTGACACTGATCGACGGCATCGAGTCACTGGCCACCATCGCGGCGGTGGACAAGATCGATCCCTTCCAGCGCAAGTCCCATCCCAACGTGACGCTGCGCGCGATGGGTGTCTCCAACGTGCTCTCCAGCATGGCGGGAGGCCTCACCATCATTCCCGGCGGCGTCAAGAGCCGCGCCAACATCGACGCCGGCGGGCGCACGCTGTGGGCGAACTTCTACAACGCGGTGTTCCTGATTCTGTTCCTGGTCGTGGCCACGGACCTCATCGCGCTCATCCCGCTGGCGGCCATCGCCGCGATTCTGATCTATGTCGGCTGGCGGCTGTGCGAGTACCGGGTATTCCGCAAGACCTACGCCATCGGCCGCGACCAGATGGTGATCTTCCTCATTACCGTCGCCGCCATCCTGGCCACCGACCTGCTGTGGGGGATCCTCATCGGCATCGCCGCGGAGATCCTGATGCTGGGCTACCTGCTCACCCCCTCGTTCCGCACCGTGCTCACCGGCCGTCTCAGTTTCACCCAGTCGCTGGAGTTGCTCGCCAAGAACCTGGTCGGCCTGTTCCACAATCCCATCATCAAGGTGCACAACGACACGCGGCAGGAGCGCCCGCATTACGAGGTCTCGCTGGGCACGCTGGTGTGCTTCAACCTGCTGCCGCTGGACAAGCTGCTGCAGGCCCTGCCGGCCGACGCGGGGCTGTCGATCATCGTCACCGAATCGGGCCGCATCATCGACCACACCGCCATGGAGTACCTGCACCAGATCCAGGAGGACGCGGTGCGCGAGGGGCGGCCCTTCGAGCTGCTGGGGCTGGAAAACTATTATCAATTCACCCAGCACTCGCTGTCGGCGCGCATGCACGACGCGGCGCTGGTCAAGCGCGAAGCGAGCCTCTCGGCGCGTGCCACCCTCATGCTGGGCGTGGCCCAACAGCTTGGCCTGGCGTTCAATCCCGCCACCCTGGCGGCGCTCGACACCCACGGCTTCGTGTACCTGCGCCGCGGCGACCGCAAGCAGGAGCGCAACGTAATGAGCGGGGCCTATCGCGGTTGCGAACTCAAGGTGTTCGATTACAGTCACACCGCGGCACCCGATTATTACGCCGAGCACCGGCACACGCTGATCATCGTCAAGCCGCCGGCGGAGAGCCCGGCGCTGCCCGACTTGGTACTGGCTCCCGGCCACTACCTCAAACGTTACCTGGTCGACTACCGCGAGCTACAACCGTCCGCGGACATCGGCTTTCCCGAGGGCTATCGGCTCTACACGCGCGGGGCCGACGCCGAGGCGCTGGCCGCCGCCACGCGCCTGCGCGGCTTTCTGCAAAGCTATCCCGGGGTGTACGTGGAGGTGCGTCGCAATGCGCTGCTGACCTTCCGTCCGGAGCGCGAACTCGAAACGGCGGAGGGCATCGAGGGGCTGCTCGAGGTCGTCGAATACGCCTACGAGGGCAAAGCCCCCGCGTCCGCGCCGGCGGGCGCCAAGCCGGTCGGGGGCGTGGAAGGCTGA
- a CDS encoding alpha/beta hydrolase, with the protein MDPPSVQRRPSPSGVVRVPGATLGYRIEGSGLPTLVLGSSVYYPRTFAADLRAKLRMAFVDQRHFAQNADAAAGDPLETYLTDIEALRAAIGFERMALIGHSHHGNLALEYAKRYPQRVTHLVLIGATPVGVADTLAAGVAYWAAHASADRRAALQRNWARLTPAALGRMSAAAGFVAGYVADGPKYWYDPAYDASGLWQDVPIATQALPGFRALFVDYVMRWNPGELRAPVLVVAGRHDYVVPPTLWDAARPTLPPHTYHLFERSGHTPQLEESACFDRLLGTWLRTGSG; encoded by the coding sequence ATGGATCCGCCCTCCGTCCAGCGCCGCCCGTCGCCCAGCGGGGTGGTGCGCGTCCCGGGCGCCACGCTGGGCTACCGCATCGAAGGCAGCGGCCTGCCGACCCTGGTGCTCGGATCGTCCGTCTATTACCCGCGCACCTTCGCGGCAGACTTGCGCGCCAAGTTGCGCATGGCATTCGTCGACCAGCGCCATTTTGCCCAGAATGCGGACGCGGCGGCGGGCGACCCCCTCGAGACCTACCTGACGGACATCGAGGCGCTGCGTGCGGCCATCGGCTTCGAGCGCATGGCGCTGATCGGCCACTCCCACCACGGCAACCTCGCCCTCGAATACGCCAAGCGGTATCCGCAACGGGTGACGCACTTGGTGCTGATCGGCGCCACCCCCGTCGGCGTGGCCGACACCCTGGCCGCCGGCGTGGCCTACTGGGCCGCGCACGCCTCGGCCGACCGGCGCGCCGCGTTGCAGCGGAACTGGGCACGCCTCACGCCCGCAGCGCTCGGGAGGATGTCCGCGGCGGCGGGCTTCGTGGCCGGGTACGTCGCCGACGGGCCCAAGTACTGGTACGACCCCGCCTATGACGCGAGCGGCCTGTGGCAGGACGTCCCCATCGCGACCCAGGCCCTGCCGGGCTTTCGCGCCTTGTTCGTCGACTATGTGATGCGCTGGAATCCCGGCGAACTGCGCGCGCCGGTCCTGGTGGTGGCGGGGCGCCACGACTACGTGGTGCCGCCCACCCTGTGGGATGCGGCGCGCCCCACCCTGCCCCCCCATACCTATCACCTGTTCGAGCGCAGCGGGCACACCCCGCAACTCGAGGAGTCCGCGTGCTTCGACCGCCTGCTAGGCACTTGGCTGCGCACCGGATCGGGGTAA
- a CDS encoding outer membrane beta-barrel protein, whose translation MPARVAAWLIVSALSLTLWPATAAAQQLYWGFGMGFTRHDTSAADWDDGSLIDGGVSRSDFGFKLIASYEMNPRLAWEAAFVSLGEHSFEGRSDGGDFWLSGDVRGKASTLGVSGSGVVRWPIGERSSAYARGGLLYWNTDVTIDDERARESGGKTGASPLVGGGLEFELDRAMRVRVEWERYLNIEKGVFGKYDVDMLSASFLVTF comes from the coding sequence GTGCCGGCGCGCGTCGCGGCGTGGTTGATCGTTAGTGCGCTGTCCCTCACCCTCTGGCCGGCCACCGCCGCCGCCCAGCAATTGTATTGGGGCTTCGGCATGGGCTTCACCCGGCACGACACCAGCGCCGCCGACTGGGACGACGGTTCCCTGATCGATGGCGGCGTGAGCCGTAGCGACTTCGGTTTCAAGCTGATCGCGAGCTATGAGATGAACCCACGTCTGGCGTGGGAGGCCGCGTTCGTCAGTCTGGGCGAACACAGCTTCGAAGGAAGGTCGGACGGCGGGGACTTCTGGCTGAGCGGGGACGTGCGCGGCAAGGCCAGCACCTTGGGTGTCTCCGGCTCGGGCGTGGTGCGCTGGCCCATTGGCGAGCGCAGCTCGGCCTATGCGCGCGGCGGTCTGTTGTACTGGAATACCGACGTCACCATCGACGACGAGCGCGCGCGCGAGTCGGGCGGCAAGACCGGCGCCAGCCCCTTGGTGGGCGGCGGGCTCGAGTTCGAGCTCGACCGCGCCATGCGCGTGCGCGTCGAATGGGAGCGCTACCTGAACATCGAGAAAGGCGTCTTCGGCAAGTACGACGTGGACATGCTGTCGGCCAGTTTTCTGGTCACCTTCTAG
- a CDS encoding methylated-DNA--[protein]-cysteine S-methyltransferase yields the protein MSDYDRIACAIRYLEAQRRAQPDLAALAAHVGLSPYHLHRLFRAWAGITPKDFLQCLTLEHAKGLLHAGASVLDAALDAGLSGPGRLHDACVALEAASPGEVKSGGAGWTLHAGVADTPFGPCLIAEGPRGVCHLGFLDAARSASVADELTQLQAAWPAARLRRDDAGAARVARRIFVRTPQGAPPLRALVRGTDFQVRVWRALLRVPPGAAVSYGRLAAALGRPGAGRAVGAAVGRNPLAYLIPCHRVIRETGVIGDYRWDATRKRAMLAWEAAASDGAAPGSDML from the coding sequence ATGAGCGACTATGACCGCATCGCCTGTGCGATCCGCTATCTGGAGGCGCAGCGCCGCGCGCAGCCGGATCTGGCGGCGTTGGCCGCGCACGTCGGTCTGAGTCCCTACCACCTGCACCGCCTGTTTCGCGCCTGGGCGGGCATCACCCCCAAGGACTTCCTGCAGTGCCTCACCCTGGAGCACGCCAAGGGGCTGCTGCACGCCGGTGCGAGCGTGCTGGACGCGGCGCTCGACGCCGGGCTGTCGGGCCCGGGGCGCCTGCACGATGCCTGCGTCGCGCTGGAGGCCGCCTCGCCCGGTGAAGTGAAATCGGGCGGCGCCGGCTGGACGCTGCATGCGGGGGTGGCCGACACCCCCTTCGGGCCCTGTCTGATCGCGGAAGGCCCGCGCGGGGTGTGCCATCTCGGGTTTCTCGACGCCGCGCGCTCCGCGTCGGTGGCCGACGAACTGACCCAGCTGCAGGCCGCCTGGCCGGCCGCCCGGCTGCGGCGCGACGACGCGGGGGCCGCCCGTGTGGCGCGGCGCATCTTCGTGCGCACCCCACAGGGCGCGCCGCCGCTGCGCGCCCTGGTGCGCGGCACCGATTTCCAGGTGCGTGTCTGGCGGGCTCTGCTGCGCGTGCCGCCCGGCGCGGCCGTCAGCTACGGGCGCTTGGCCGCGGCGCTCGGCCGCCCGGGCGCGGGGCGCGCGGTGGGGGCGGCCGTCGGGCGCAATCCGCTGGCCTACCTGATTCCTTGTCACCGGGTGATACGCGAGACCGGCGTCATCGGCGACTACCGCTGGGATGCGACGCGCAAGCGCGCCATGCTGGCGTGGGAGGCGGCGGCGTCGGACGGGGCCGCGCCCGGCTCTGATATGCTGTGA
- the mscL gene encoding large-conductance mechanosensitive channel protein MscL — protein MGMLQEFKEFAVKGNAIDMAVGIVLGIAFQKVVDSLVNDVIMPPIGYLIGGVEFKDLQVVLVRTLEPGTAEVTEVAVRYGAFINTIIEFLIIAFTLFVVVKWMNRMIRRREAAVGAPSPGA, from the coding sequence ATGGGCATGCTGCAGGAGTTCAAGGAGTTCGCGGTCAAGGGCAACGCCATCGACATGGCGGTGGGCATCGTGCTCGGCATCGCCTTCCAGAAGGTGGTCGACTCGTTGGTCAACGACGTCATCATGCCGCCGATCGGCTACCTCATCGGCGGCGTCGAGTTCAAGGATCTGCAGGTCGTACTGGTCCGCACCCTGGAGCCCGGCACGGCAGAGGTCACCGAGGTGGCGGTGCGCTATGGGGCGTTCATCAACACCATCATCGAGTTCCTCATCATCGCCTTCACGCTGTTCGTGGTGGTCAAGTGGATGAACCGCATGATCCGGCGCCGCGAGGCGGCCGTCGGCGCACCCAGCCCCGGCGCCTGA
- a CDS encoding FKBP-type peptidyl-prolyl cis-trans isomerase produces MLALVGAAGAAPAGTAQVGITEIAPGEGREAVRNTTVQVHYTGWLSDGTKFDSSHDRGQPLAFVLGAGQVIPGWEMGLMGMREGGKRELVIPPHLGYGPAGAGDVIPPNATLRFEVELVAVEPPPFSDIDNAELSELIEQGVKVVDIRRPEEWRQTGVVEGSYLLTAFDANGRFVPSFPAELERIAAKDEPVVLICRTGSRTGVLARALAEQGGYQDVYNVEDGIVRWLGERRPVRKDCEAYRAGAQC; encoded by the coding sequence ATGTTGGCGTTGGTCGGGGCCGCGGGCGCCGCGCCAGCGGGGACTGCGCAGGTCGGCATCACCGAGATCGCGCCCGGCGAGGGGCGCGAGGCGGTGCGCAACACGACCGTCCAGGTGCACTACACCGGTTGGTTGAGCGATGGCACGAAATTCGATTCCAGCCACGACCGTGGTCAGCCGCTTGCCTTTGTGCTGGGTGCGGGCCAAGTGATTCCGGGCTGGGAGATGGGCCTGATGGGCATGCGCGAGGGCGGCAAGCGCGAACTGGTGATCCCGCCGCACCTCGGCTATGGCCCGGCGGGCGCCGGTGATGTGATTCCCCCCAACGCCACGCTGCGCTTCGAGGTCGAACTGGTGGCGGTCGAGCCGCCGCCCTTCAGCGACATCGACAATGCCGAACTGAGCGAACTCATCGAACAGGGGGTGAAGGTGGTGGACATCCGCCGCCCCGAGGAGTGGCGTCAGACCGGGGTAGTGGAGGGCAGTTACCTGCTGACGGCCTTCGACGCCAACGGTCGCTTCGTACCGAGTTTCCCCGCCGAGCTTGAGCGCATCGCCGCCAAGGACGAGCCGGTGGTACTGATCTGCCGTACCGGCAGCCGCACCGGCGTGCTGGCGCGTGCGCTCGCCGAGCAGGGCGGTTATCAGGACGTGTACAACGTGGAAGACGGCATCGTGCGCTGGCTGGGTGAGCGGCGCCCGGTACGCAAGGACTGCGAGGCCTACCGCGCCGGCGCCCAGTGTTAG
- a CDS encoding peptidylprolyl isomerase produces MATASARHILVDSEALCNELKARIEGGEDFAALAKQYSSCPSGQRGGELGSFGRGQMVPEFDQVVFSAPVKEVQGPVRTQFGFHLLEVTERHD; encoded by the coding sequence ATGGCTACCGCATCCGCCCGCCACATCCTGGTCGACTCGGAGGCGCTCTGTAATGAACTGAAGGCGCGCATCGAGGGCGGCGAAGACTTCGCGGCGCTCGCCAAGCAGTATTCCTCCTGCCCGTCCGGCCAGCGCGGCGGCGAGCTCGGCTCGTTCGGTCGCGGCCAGATGGTGCCCGAGTTCGATCAGGTGGTGTTCAGCGCGCCGGTGAAAGAGGTGCAGGGCCCGGTGCGCACCCAGTTCGGCTTCCATCTGCTGGAAGTCACCGAGCGTCACGACTGA
- a CDS encoding DUF4382 domain-containing protein — translation MKTKAWVTGGAVAVLLAGCGGGSDGGPSTGHLTLAITDAPVDEASAVVVAFTGVSLKPASGPALAYHFCAEDEEVVARREACDEPVVRQIDLLALQGEARETLLDGVELPAGRYNWVRLHVLADGDADDSYLEDTLGGRHPLYVPSGDQTGLKLVSGFVVPAGGQADFTIDFDLRKSIHRPAAAGQGYRLRPALRLIDTAESGTLAGEVDADLMLDEACTGGDAVYVFAGHDAEVQDVRGDAGDPLMSARVSMDEDSGAFGYRAAYLAPGDYTAAFTCQGTDDDPETADAIEFRAVANATVTAGAVTVLDLP, via the coding sequence ATGAAAACAAAAGCATGGGTAACGGGCGGGGCGGTCGCGGTGCTCCTCGCCGGGTGCGGCGGCGGTTCCGACGGCGGGCCGTCGACCGGGCATTTGACGCTCGCGATCACGGACGCCCCGGTGGACGAAGCCAGCGCCGTGGTGGTCGCTTTCACCGGGGTGAGCCTCAAGCCGGCGTCGGGCCCGGCGCTGGCGTACCACTTCTGCGCCGAGGACGAGGAGGTGGTGGCCCGCCGCGAGGCATGCGACGAGCCGGTGGTGCGCCAGATCGACCTGCTCGCCCTGCAGGGCGAGGCGCGCGAGACGCTGCTGGACGGCGTGGAACTGCCCGCGGGCCGCTACAACTGGGTACGCCTGCACGTGCTCGCCGACGGCGACGCCGATGACTCCTATCTGGAAGACACGCTGGGCGGGAGGCATCCCCTGTACGTGCCCAGCGGCGACCAGACCGGCCTGAAGCTGGTCAGCGGCTTCGTGGTGCCGGCCGGCGGCCAGGCGGACTTCACGATCGACTTCGACCTGCGCAAGTCGATCCACCGTCCGGCGGCCGCAGGTCAGGGCTATCGGCTGCGGCCCGCGCTGCGCCTGATCGACACCGCCGAGAGCGGCACCCTGGCCGGCGAGGTGGACGCCGACCTGATGCTGGATGAGGCCTGCACCGGCGGCGACGCGGTGTACGTGTTCGCCGGCCACGACGCCGAGGTGCAGGACGTGCGCGGCGACGCGGGCGATCCGCTCATGAGTGCGCGGGTGAGCATGGACGAGGATAGCGGCGCGTTCGGGTACCGCGCGGCGTATCTGGCCCCGGGCGACTACACCGCGGCATTTACCTGCCAGGGCACGGACGACGATCCCGAAACGGCCGACGCGATCGAGTTCCGCGCCGTCGCCAATGCGACGGTGACGGCTGGCGCGGTTACCGTCCTCGATCTGCCGTAG